Genomic segment of Calderihabitans maritimus:
TACGCGGATGATCGGTGGCACTGAATTGGCGATAGAAAGTATAGAAGCGGAATAGGAGGAACATTTCATGGAAATTAAAGTGATGAAAGGTGTTTATGATTCCAATGAAAAAATAGCGGCGCATAACCGGCGGAATTTTGCGGAACACCGCACTTTGGCCGTCAACATTCTGGGGTCACCCGGTTCGGGCAAAACTACTCTATTAGAGGCATCCATAGGTATGCTAAAAGAAAAAATCCGACCAGCGGTTATCGAGGGAGATTTATCCACGGACCGTGACGCCAGTCGTATTGCCGCTCACGGTGTTCCGGTAATTCAGATTAACACTAACGGTGGCTGCCATCTTGATGCCCAAATGATTGCTAAAGTATTGCCGGACTTTGATTTGTCTCAAGTTGATTTAATGATTATTGAAAACGTAGGTAACCTGGTGTGCCCGGCGGCCTTTGACCTGGGTGAAGATTTTAAGGTCGTAGTATTGAGCATTGCTGAGGGGGCAGACAAGCCGGCAAAATACCCCAGGACCTTTTTGGAGGCGAGTGCTGTAGTGATTAATAAGATTGATTTACTGCCCTTCAGTGATGTGAATTTGGAGGAATTAAAAAGAGATATTAGGAACATTAACCCTGATATTAAAATATTTGAAGTTTCCTGCCGCCTCCGGCAGGGGTTAGATAATTGGGCTGAATGGCTGGTAAGTAAGGTGAGGGAAAAACAAGAGAATGAGTAAAAGAGCTGCTCTCCGGGTTTCCGGTATTGTACAAGGGGTGGGGTTTCGCCCTTTTGTTTACAACCTGGCTGTAAAACTAGAGTTGAATGGCTGGGTAAAAAATACTGCCCGGGGCGTATTTATAGAAATTGAAGGAGAGCCGGAGAAAATAAACGAATTTATTTTTTGTTTACAAAACGGCGGCCCTCCTTTGGCCCGGGTTGAGAAGATAGATATTTCGTATTTACCTCCAGCAGGGTACGAGACCTTTGAGATTCAGGAAAGCAGCGGCGGGGAGACATCTACGTTGGTATCCCCGGACGTGGGTACCTGCGATGATTGCCGGGCGGAATTGTTTGACCCCAGCGATAGAAGATACCGTTACCCTTTCATAAATTGCACCAACTGCGGCCCCCGCTTTACTATAGTGGAAAAAATTCCCTATGACCGTAAAAATACAACCATGAAAGAGTTTACTCTTTGCCCGGAATGCGCGGCTGAGTATCATGACCCTTCCAACAGG
This window contains:
- the hypB gene encoding hydrogenase nickel incorporation protein HypB translates to MEIKVMKGVYDSNEKIAAHNRRNFAEHRTLAVNILGSPGSGKTTLLEASIGMLKEKIRPAVIEGDLSTDRDASRIAAHGVPVIQINTNGGCHLDAQMIAKVLPDFDLSQVDLMIIENVGNLVCPAAFDLGEDFKVVVLSIAEGADKPAKYPRTFLEASAVVINKIDLLPFSDVNLEELKRDIRNINPDIKIFEVSCRLRQGLDNWAEWLVSKVREKQENE